The following coding sequences are from one bacterium SCSIO 12741 window:
- a CDS encoding VWA domain-containing protein, whose protein sequence is MDTRKITLLLTGLLFTLFASAQTVPVPTGIIHFQVSDGVTKKPVTGVKILIKESSVNITEDDKAMKTKSDSLGNLELRMLQGEYRYILRAKGYEDYLGFIMVLNRKTTFKSITLIPKTTYSNKEGTAEPDLVIVEMDEDIASESMAVVKAPKILHDAVGFMSASSAYTSESSGGMSVKPEVGSGFTQKAGQLTAGQLNDFAKWRLWSDLSDSQLKEHASTWGMKTGQRYSVLVRNKDDFPVVSAEVRLVNRDRKILWATRTDNTGQAELWPGLLGGAKDVYRIEVVVEEETYPIKSPIPFDQGVNLLRVDAKCGAENSVDIAFVVDATGSMGDEIAYLKAELKDVMERALKKHPDRVIRLGSVFYRDASDAYLTQHTPLTSKYEKTIEFIKKQSAAGGGDYPEAVDAALEVAINKLEWNEQARARIAFLVLDAPPHNNGESRKRMEESIKEAARKGIRIIPVTASGVDKSTEYLMRCLALSTNGTYTFLTNHSGIGGDHIEPTTDSYDVELLNDLLLRLIDEYSFVPDCNQRNDETPDTLQVLAPKIIEHEIINDLWVVQYADSHVVRYDTTNFLPVATLPGDDTTQLDNELPEKVESALFGMKIYPNPVYDQMTIQFKGRAKELHIADLSGKILRYYADPGEQVSLSMLEYPVGQYLVIAWTGEEKVTGKVIVVH, encoded by the coding sequence ATGGATACCCGAAAAATTACCTTACTGCTTACCGGCCTTCTTTTTACTTTATTCGCCTCGGCTCAAACCGTGCCAGTTCCCACTGGAATAATTCATTTTCAGGTAAGCGATGGAGTCACGAAGAAACCTGTGACCGGTGTTAAGATTTTAATTAAGGAATCCAGCGTCAACATTACCGAGGATGACAAGGCGATGAAGACAAAGTCGGATAGTTTAGGCAACCTGGAGTTACGTATGTTGCAAGGCGAGTATCGTTATATACTACGGGCAAAGGGATATGAAGATTACTTAGGCTTTATAATGGTGTTAAACCGGAAAACGACTTTTAAATCGATCACTCTAATTCCAAAAACTACTTATAGTAACAAGGAGGGGACAGCTGAACCCGATTTGGTTATAGTGGAGATGGATGAAGATATAGCTTCCGAAAGTATGGCCGTGGTTAAAGCTCCTAAAATACTCCATGATGCGGTGGGGTTTATGTCGGCTTCGTCCGCTTATACCTCAGAATCTTCAGGTGGAATGTCCGTTAAACCCGAGGTAGGCTCTGGTTTTACCCAAAAGGCCGGTCAGCTTACTGCCGGACAATTGAATGATTTTGCGAAATGGAGGCTTTGGTCCGATTTGAGTGATAGTCAATTGAAAGAGCATGCAAGTACCTGGGGCATGAAAACGGGGCAACGATATTCCGTGTTGGTTCGCAACAAGGATGATTTTCCCGTAGTATCCGCTGAAGTCAGGTTGGTAAACCGAGATCGGAAAATTTTATGGGCAACCCGAACAGATAATACGGGGCAAGCCGAATTGTGGCCCGGGTTATTAGGCGGTGCAAAAGATGTTTATCGAATTGAGGTTGTAGTAGAGGAGGAGACTTATCCTATTAAATCTCCCATTCCGTTTGATCAGGGCGTGAACCTGCTTCGGGTGGATGCAAAATGCGGGGCGGAAAACTCTGTAGATATTGCCTTTGTAGTGGACGCCACGGGATCTATGGGAGATGAAATTGCCTACCTCAAGGCGGAGCTCAAAGATGTGATGGAAAGAGCATTGAAAAAACACCCGGATCGTGTTATCCGTTTGGGAAGTGTGTTTTATCGCGATGCCTCTGATGCCTATCTTACCCAGCATACCCCGTTGACTTCTAAGTATGAAAAGACCATTGAGTTTATTAAAAAACAGTCCGCTGCCGGAGGAGGGGATTACCCTGAAGCCGTTGATGCTGCCCTCGAAGTAGCCATAAACAAGTTGGAGTGGAATGAGCAGGCCCGAGCCAGAATTGCTTTCTTGGTTTTGGATGCGCCACCCCACAACAATGGAGAAAGTCGTAAAAGAATGGAAGAGTCCATCAAGGAAGCAGCTCGAAAAGGAATTCGCATTATTCCGGTTACGGCCAGTGGGGTGGACAAAAGCACAGAATACCTCATGCGATGCCTGGCGCTGAGTACCAATGGAACCTATACCTTTTTGACCAACCATAGTGGCATTGGCGGAGATCATATTGAACCGACTACCGATTCTTACGACGTAGAACTTCTCAACGACTTGTTGCTCCGTTTAATTGATGAATATTCCTTCGTTCCCGATTGCAATCAGCGTAACGACGAAACCCCGGATACTTTGCAGGTACTGGCCCCTAAGATTATTGAACACGAAATCATCAACGACCTTTGGGTCGTGCAATACGCCGATTCCCACGTTGTTCGATACGATACCACAAATTTTCTACCTGTAGCGACTCTTCCTGGAGATGATACCACCCAGTTAGACAACGAACTTCCTGAAAAGGTAGAGAGTGCTTTGTTTGGCATGAAGATCTATCCCAATCCCGTTTACGACCAGATGACGATTCAATTTAAGGGAAGAGCCAAAGAGCTACACATAGCCGATTTAAGTGGAAAAATTTTACGATACTATGCCGATCCGGGAGAGCAAGTGAGTTTATCGATGCTCGAATATCCCGTTGGACAATATCTGGTGATTGCCTGGACTGGAGAAGAGAAAGTAACTGGTAAGGTGATTGTGGTTCATTAA
- a CDS encoding cold shock domain-containing protein, whose product MKTGTVKFFNETKGFGFIVEDDTKVEYFVHTTGLIDQIRDKDKVEFELKEGRKGPNAVNVRVID is encoded by the coding sequence ATGAAAACTGGAACAGTTAAATTTTTCAATGAGACCAAGGGATTTGGTTTTATTGTGGAGGATGATACCAAAGTAGAATACTTTGTGCATACCACTGGATTAATCGACCAAATCCGCGACAAAGATAAGGTTGAGTTCGAACTCAAAGAAGGTAGAAAAGGCCCTAATGCCGTGAATGTCAGAGTAATCGACTAA
- a CDS encoding DUF2834 domain-containing protein: MKNTYLTLALIGFVLPNIWVAQETFETGNILLYTQPLATMSGMFANRISTIFMIDLLFAVLVFFTWSYAEAKKTAMKGLYGVWIATMLLGLAGGLPLFLYLRERHQEGK; encoded by the coding sequence ATGAAAAACACCTATCTCACCTTAGCCCTCATAGGCTTCGTTCTGCCCAACATTTGGGTAGCACAAGAAACATTTGAAACTGGTAATATTCTATTGTACACGCAACCTCTGGCAACGATGTCGGGTATGTTTGCCAATCGTATTTCCACCATTTTTATGATCGATCTGCTCTTTGCGGTGCTTGTTTTTTTTACTTGGAGCTATGCCGAAGCTAAAAAAACGGCCATGAAAGGACTTTACGGAGTTTGGATTGCAACGATGCTTTTAGGTTTAGCCGGTGGTCTTCCTTTGTTCTTATACCTGAGAGAAAGGCATCAGGAAGGGAAATAA
- a CDS encoding Crp/Fnr family transcriptional regulator, which translates to MSMGFRNYLAQRIELTSSDWELVEKYLPARPVQKGELLLQEGEISKSFFFNQSGFIRLYYTLGSEERTAWFYPENQFISAYASFVRQEPSQMNLQAMEDGEVIEITLEASMALLQGSPRFEALARMAMEEELISHQDMVQMLLTLTPEERFASLLEKNPEVFTRIPQHYIASYLGMQPESLSRIKKRYYQKS; encoded by the coding sequence ATGTCCATGGGATTCCGAAATTACCTCGCTCAGCGCATTGAATTAACATCGTCGGATTGGGAGCTCGTTGAAAAGTACCTTCCCGCTCGCCCAGTCCAAAAAGGTGAACTCTTGCTTCAGGAAGGCGAGATTTCAAAATCCTTCTTTTTCAATCAGTCTGGATTTATTCGATTGTATTATACCCTGGGAAGCGAGGAACGTACGGCTTGGTTTTATCCGGAGAATCAATTTATCAGCGCTTATGCCAGCTTTGTGAGGCAAGAACCGTCTCAAATGAACCTGCAAGCCATGGAAGATGGCGAGGTGATTGAAATTACGTTGGAAGCTTCGATGGCATTACTTCAAGGCTCTCCACGCTTCGAAGCCCTGGCACGAATGGCGATGGAAGAAGAACTTATTAGCCACCAGGATATGGTTCAAATGTTATTAACCTTGACTCCGGAGGAACGGTTTGCGTCGTTACTGGAAAAGAACCCAGAAGTTTTTACCCGAATTCCCCAGCACTATATCGCATCTTATTTAGGCATGCAACCTGAATCTCTAAGCCGGATAAAAAAACGTTACTACCAAAAATCTTAA
- a CDS encoding cytochrome-c peroxidase, whose product MKTKTNLLIALTLVMTAWGCRKEVVTTNLDESLSDILAEAASGKGLSYFKLPASDHFQSIPQDPKNPLTKEKVLLGKLLFHETALAVNPRIEGGSNTYSCASCHHAGGGFQANVQQGIGEGGIGYGNTGEERHANPLYVSDSLDLQPLRTPSAMNGAWQELMLWNGQFGATGANASTQSQWTPGTPKETNTLGYQGLEIQAIAGLKVHRMDVDTQLLFKYGYQELFDMAFPDIPASKRYTREMAGLSIAAYERTIISNQAPFQKWLDGDHDAMTEDEKLGAVLFFGKANCVNCHTGPALSSMEFHALGMNDMLAGQPVIKDAAEAENANKGRGGFTGNASENYQFKVPQLYNLSNSAFYGHGGTFTSLKDVVIYKNTAVAENSKVPTSQLSSEFNPLELSSEEVDQLTSFMMYALNDPNLNRYEPDHVMSGQCVPNNDVVSQISRGCK is encoded by the coding sequence ATGAAAACTAAAACGAACCTACTGATCGCCTTGACCCTTGTGATGACGGCTTGGGGTTGTCGTAAAGAGGTGGTTACCACAAATTTGGACGAATCATTAAGCGATATCCTTGCCGAGGCGGCTTCCGGAAAAGGATTGTCCTATTTTAAACTTCCTGCATCGGATCATTTCCAATCCATACCTCAGGATCCCAAAAATCCATTAACCAAGGAAAAGGTTTTACTGGGTAAACTTTTGTTTCACGAAACGGCCTTAGCGGTGAACCCGAGAATTGAGGGAGGAAGTAATACCTACTCCTGTGCCAGTTGCCATCATGCCGGTGGTGGATTTCAGGCCAACGTACAGCAAGGTATTGGTGAAGGAGGAATTGGTTACGGCAATACGGGGGAAGAAAGACATGCTAACCCTCTTTATGTTTCAGATTCTCTCGACCTACAACCGCTAAGAACTCCCAGTGCCATGAATGGAGCATGGCAGGAATTGATGCTATGGAATGGGCAATTTGGAGCAACGGGTGCCAATGCATCTACCCAAAGTCAATGGACACCGGGAACACCCAAAGAGACCAATACCCTTGGTTACCAAGGATTAGAAATTCAGGCGATAGCTGGATTAAAAGTGCACCGAATGGATGTGGATACGCAGCTACTATTCAAGTATGGTTATCAAGAATTGTTTGATATGGCTTTTCCGGATATCCCTGCTTCTAAACGGTATACCCGAGAAATGGCTGGATTATCTATCGCGGCCTATGAACGCACGATTATTTCCAACCAAGCTCCGTTTCAAAAATGGCTCGATGGAGATCACGATGCGATGACGGAGGATGAAAAGTTAGGGGCGGTTCTGTTTTTCGGAAAAGCAAATTGTGTGAACTGTCATACAGGTCCAGCCTTGAGCAGTATGGAATTTCACGCCTTAGGAATGAATGACATGCTGGCCGGTCAACCGGTGATAAAGGATGCAGCAGAGGCAGAAAATGCGAACAAGGGTAGAGGAGGGTTTACCGGAAACGCCTCGGAAAACTACCAGTTCAAGGTTCCTCAATTATACAATCTGTCTAATTCCGCTTTTTACGGTCATGGAGGAACATTCACAAGCTTAAAGGATGTAGTGATTTATAAAAATACCGCGGTAGCCGAGAACTCCAAGGTTCCAACATCCCAACTTTCCAGTGAATTCAACCCCTTGGAACTAAGTTCCGAAGAAGTCGATCAGCTTACGTCGTTTATGATGTATGCCCTAAATGACCCGAACCTGAACAGGTATGAGCCAGATCATGTAATGTCTGGTCAATGTGTACCCAACAACGACGTAGTCTCGCAGATTAGCCGTGGATGCAAGTGA
- a CDS encoding DUF1028 domain-containing protein, giving the protein MVHSRILFFLSFLLQAGFLQAQHTFSIVAVDSVTREIGSAGATCGDSIIWPGTKGALVISDVIPGVGAIHTQALYIPSNQANARNRMNLGDSPQEIIDWLGQNDAGGDSSVRQYGIVDYNAGSPRSAAFTGAGCMDYKNHITGPGYSIQGNILLDQSVLDSMEARFLRSDGCLAEKLMAAMQGAKVIGADTRCAPEGTSSLSAFLRMAKPNDAANNLFIDINVAGTPDSVEPIDVLQSKFDAWKQANGFYCFPIIGGQEEWEAASGFSLYPNPAEDHLNLSYPPGFYHFSVLDYQGRIVFQQAFGELQVEYDWQLHDLPPGIYQIRLMDSKGQWLHQSFVH; this is encoded by the coding sequence ATGGTTCATTCGCGAATTCTGTTTTTTCTTTCCTTTTTGCTTCAGGCTGGTTTTCTTCAAGCCCAGCATACTTTTTCCATCGTTGCCGTCGATTCGGTAACCCGTGAAATTGGTAGCGCCGGTGCCACTTGTGGTGATAGCATAATTTGGCCGGGAACTAAAGGAGCCTTGGTCATTAGTGATGTTATTCCCGGCGTTGGAGCCATTCATACCCAAGCCTTATACATACCTTCCAATCAGGCGAATGCCCGAAATCGAATGAACCTCGGAGATTCTCCCCAAGAAATTATTGATTGGTTAGGGCAAAACGACGCCGGGGGAGACTCCTCCGTGAGGCAATACGGAATTGTAGATTACAATGCCGGAAGCCCACGTTCTGCGGCATTTACCGGAGCTGGATGTATGGATTATAAGAACCACATTACCGGGCCGGGTTATTCCATTCAAGGAAACATTTTGTTGGACCAATCGGTGCTGGACTCGATGGAAGCTCGCTTCCTTCGAAGCGATGGTTGCTTGGCTGAGAAGCTGATGGCAGCCATGCAAGGCGCCAAGGTAATTGGGGCAGATACGCGCTGTGCCCCAGAAGGAACAAGTTCTCTTTCCGCCTTTTTACGAATGGCCAAGCCCAATGATGCAGCCAACAATTTGTTTATAGATATCAACGTGGCTGGAACACCGGATAGCGTGGAACCGATTGATGTGCTTCAATCCAAATTTGACGCCTGGAAGCAGGCCAATGGATTCTACTGTTTTCCCATTATTGGCGGGCAAGAAGAATGGGAGGCGGCCTCTGGATTTTCACTTTACCCCAATCCAGCTGAAGATCACTTAAACTTATCTTATCCTCCGGGTTTTTATCATTTTTCGGTACTCGATTATCAGGGCAGGATTGTTTTTCAGCAGGCATTCGGAGAGTTGCAAGTGGAATACGATTGGCAATTGCATGATTTGCCACCAGGCATTTATCAAATACGGTTAATGGATTCAAAGGGACAATGGCTGCATCAGAGCTTTGTGCACTAA
- the ppk1 gene encoding polyphosphate kinase 1: protein MSKQKEGASNRYFNRDLSWLSFNYRVLQEAQNPKVPLLERLKFLAIYSSNLDEFYRVRVASLRKLALLGKKKINKGIGLNPADVVREIQEILPAQLAEFGHTLSEVVLPALEEHGIKLVSGNDLKEDQLRELRHFFKTQVLAFIHPRFLDDHADESFLVNRKLYHAVSLSRKKDPEQRELAVVNIPSDELPRFIPLSGEEGHAFILLDEVIRVFLPLIFPKHKVEECGSVKLNRDSDLLIEDELDGDLVEKIKRQIQKRDLGVPCRFLYDMNMSEAIVAELQQKLAFEDEDMVKGGSYHNISDFMGLPGVHSKKLQYPKHQGVPAQFFRQHELIFSAIDQGDQLLHFPYHSYDYVLQFFNQASIDPDVHSIYTTIYRMASNSLIGQALKSAALNGKQVTVFMEVKARFDEANNLRWAEDLSQAGVRIIYSLPDLKVHAKVALVARKTKKEPNTWYSFIGTGNLNEKTASIYTDFGLFTRHPDIGNELKQLFGFLEGSAIPKEFNTLQVARFNLMDTYLDLINREIELAREGKPARIIIKLNNLEERTMIDKLYEASRAGVQIDLIIRSICCLIPGVEGMSENIRVTRLVGRYLEHARILWFHQDGEPVCCIGSSDWMNRNLHKRIEVNVPILDPVLKGRIKGLLDLQLSDNVQAVNLDTELVNQFKTPDSDDQIIHAQGETPKLLADW, encoded by the coding sequence ATGAGTAAGCAGAAAGAAGGGGCAAGCAACCGGTATTTTAATCGCGATTTAAGTTGGTTATCCTTTAATTACCGCGTTCTTCAAGAAGCCCAGAATCCCAAGGTTCCATTGCTGGAACGCTTGAAATTCCTGGCTATTTACTCTTCCAACCTCGATGAATTTTACCGGGTGCGGGTGGCTTCCTTGCGCAAGCTGGCCTTGTTGGGCAAAAAGAAAATCAACAAGGGGATAGGTCTCAATCCCGCTGATGTAGTCCGGGAGATTCAGGAAATTCTTCCCGCTCAGTTGGCTGAATTTGGTCATACTTTGAGTGAGGTGGTTCTTCCAGCCCTGGAAGAGCATGGCATTAAGTTGGTTTCGGGTAATGATTTAAAGGAAGATCAGCTTCGTGAGTTGCGTCACTTTTTCAAAACTCAGGTACTGGCCTTTATTCACCCCCGATTTTTGGATGACCATGCCGATGAGTCGTTTTTGGTAAATCGGAAGTTATATCATGCGGTAAGTCTGAGTCGCAAAAAGGACCCGGAACAACGGGAGCTGGCCGTGGTCAATATCCCTTCGGACGAGCTGCCCCGATTTATTCCGCTTTCAGGCGAAGAAGGGCATGCCTTCATTTTGCTCGATGAAGTGATTCGTGTTTTCCTTCCGCTTATTTTTCCCAAGCATAAGGTAGAGGAGTGCGGGAGTGTAAAATTGAATCGCGATTCGGATTTGCTCATTGAAGATGAACTGGATGGTGATTTGGTCGAAAAGATCAAACGTCAGATTCAAAAACGAGATTTAGGCGTTCCTTGCCGGTTTCTATACGATATGAATATGTCAGAGGCTATTGTCGCCGAATTGCAGCAAAAGCTGGCCTTCGAAGACGAGGACATGGTAAAAGGAGGATCCTACCACAACATTTCTGATTTTATGGGTTTGCCCGGCGTACACTCCAAAAAATTGCAATACCCCAAACACCAAGGCGTACCGGCTCAGTTTTTTAGACAACACGAGTTAATTTTCTCGGCCATTGATCAAGGCGATCAGCTGTTACATTTTCCGTATCATTCCTACGATTATGTGCTGCAGTTTTTCAACCAGGCTTCCATCGATCCAGATGTGCATTCCATCTACACCACGATCTATCGGATGGCTTCCAATAGCTTAATTGGCCAAGCCTTGAAAAGTGCTGCCCTCAACGGAAAACAGGTAACCGTATTTATGGAGGTAAAAGCCCGATTTGATGAGGCCAACAACCTCAGATGGGCAGAGGATTTATCCCAGGCCGGAGTGCGAATTATCTACAGCTTACCCGATTTAAAGGTACACGCCAAAGTAGCCCTGGTAGCCCGTAAAACGAAAAAGGAGCCCAATACTTGGTACAGCTTTATTGGTACCGGAAACTTGAATGAGAAAACCGCCAGTATTTACACCGATTTTGGACTCTTTACCCGTCATCCAGATATTGGCAATGAGCTAAAGCAGTTGTTCGGATTTTTGGAAGGTAGTGCCATTCCTAAGGAATTTAATACGCTTCAAGTGGCTCGTTTTAACCTGATGGATACCTACCTCGATCTTATCAATCGTGAAATTGAACTGGCCCGGGAAGGTAAACCGGCTCGCATTATCATCAAGCTCAACAACCTGGAGGAGCGAACCATGATCGATAAACTCTATGAAGCCAGTAGAGCAGGAGTTCAGATTGATTTGATTATTCGAAGCATTTGCTGTTTGATTCCTGGTGTTGAAGGGATGAGTGAAAATATTCGGGTAACCCGCTTAGTGGGCCGCTACCTGGAGCATGCTCGCATCCTTTGGTTTCATCAGGATGGAGAACCCGTTTGTTGCATCGGTTCTTCCGATTGGATGAATCGAAACCTACACAAACGTATTGAAGTGAATGTGCCCATTTTGGATCCCGTGCTCAAAGGACGTATCAAAGGGTTGCTGGATCTTCAATTGTCTGATAATGTGCAAGCTGTAAATCTGGATACGGAACTTGTTAATCAGTTCAAAACACCGGATTCAGATGATCAAATCATACACGCTCAGGGAGAAACTCCGAAGCTTTTAGCAGATTGGTAG
- a CDS encoding DUF4249 domain-containing protein → MKKLLLFSMLAGLTATSCQKVIELDIQESDLQYVLESEMTEGGPKVVALKISQTAPFLSGDEPKRVENASVVLYDDQGNSLPLVHRDSGIYQTTYEALPDHTYRLQVDFGGEQYLAESFLPAHSELLGARAEPQDSSGIFIGYQIKFSYQDPANRDDYYRLRMTVNGKVQNSERADAIFFNDQSNNGLTVTRTIRNKTFQSGDEVKLELLSMTKENFRYQREVFDMAFVSAASNFSAAAPGNPINNWTGPVVGNFTTYGLDELTYVVP, encoded by the coding sequence ATGAAAAAGCTACTTCTCTTTTCGATGTTGGCAGGACTTACAGCTACTTCCTGCCAAAAGGTGATCGAACTCGATATTCAGGAATCGGATCTGCAATATGTTCTGGAAAGCGAAATGACGGAAGGTGGCCCTAAGGTGGTTGCGCTCAAAATATCGCAAACGGCTCCCTTTCTCTCTGGCGACGAACCCAAACGGGTGGAAAATGCATCCGTTGTTCTTTATGACGACCAAGGAAACTCCCTTCCACTGGTTCATCGAGACAGTGGAATTTACCAAACGACCTACGAAGCTTTACCGGATCACACCTACCGCCTTCAAGTTGATTTTGGTGGCGAGCAATACCTGGCCGAATCTTTTTTGCCCGCCCATTCTGAGCTACTCGGTGCCCGGGCCGAACCCCAAGATTCATCCGGTATTTTTATCGGGTATCAGATCAAATTCAGCTACCAGGATCCGGCCAATCGGGATGATTACTACCGGCTTCGAATGACTGTAAATGGAAAAGTGCAAAACAGTGAACGAGCGGACGCTATTTTCTTCAACGACCAGTCCAACAATGGATTAACGGTTACCCGGACCATTCGCAACAAAACCTTTCAATCGGGAGATGAAGTGAAATTGGAATTACTGAGTATGACCAAGGAAAACTTCCGCTACCAAAGAGAAGTGTTTGACATGGCCTTTGTGAGCGCTGCCTCCAACTTTAGTGCTGCCGCACCCGGAAATCCGATCAACAATTGGACCGGACCTGTGGTAGGCAATTTCACCACCTACGGATTGGATGAACTGACCTACGTGGTTCCTTAA
- a CDS encoding TonB-dependent receptor: MNLIPLFQSSKAFPSVFQPFDQKANTSFQRIGFWLGLALLLLTGPLLQAQTKYTVSGQLKDASNGEDVPFATIQVKEQPGVGTTSNVYGFYSLTLPAGNYTLVFSFIGYASVEKPIKLTQDLKLSVELSASQETLKEVVISAEKENENVSRNEGSVTTINMQDVKEIPTLCGEPDVLRVAQMSPGIKTAGEGNSGFYVRGGGLDQNLVLIDEAPVYNPSHVLGFFSVFNGDAIKGATLYKGGMMPEYGGKTASVMDVRMKDGNSKNFGVSGGIGLIASRLTVEGPIVKDKGSFLISGRRSFVEPYLSLSGQESIQNSSLSFYDLNLKASYKITDKDKIYLSGYFGRDNMGFEDQFGINWGNATGTFRWNHLVNDKLFSNTTLIYSNYNYNIALGSDEERRSIESSIEDYNVKQTFSYYPNSKNSIKFGANVIHHTMEPGSIEGGSSSGVSDNQAELAYGLESALFIQNEQKISGVFSLNYGLRFSLFNRLGSGTAYTFDEEGKYLSETYYGSGKTMQTYANLEPRLSATYLLNEYNSVKLNYNRNAQYLHQLTSSTTSTPVDVWVMSSNNIKPQIADQVALGYFRNLRKLPIEVSAEVYYKYMQNTIDYRTGANTFLNDQVEGELVYGTGESYGLEVTVKKTKGKFTGWLGYTLSKTTRQFDEINNGEEFRARQDRTHDINVVAMYELNKKLTLSGAFIFYTGDAVTFPTGEYTVEGNTIPYYTERNGYRMPNYHRMDLGLTWKLKKTEKFQSDLNFSLYNVYGRENAYSISFQENEDNPEITEPVQLSLFRWVPSITYNFKF; encoded by the coding sequence ATGAATCTCATTCCTCTTTTTCAAAGTTCAAAGGCGTTTCCATCTGTTTTTCAACCCTTTGATCAAAAAGCGAATACATCTTTTCAGCGAATAGGTTTCTGGCTTGGATTGGCTTTATTGCTTTTAACAGGACCATTACTTCAGGCTCAAACGAAGTATACCGTGAGTGGTCAGCTTAAGGATGCTTCGAATGGTGAAGATGTCCCCTTTGCCACTATTCAGGTAAAGGAACAACCCGGCGTGGGTACCACTTCCAATGTGTATGGTTTTTACTCCCTCACCCTGCCGGCTGGAAACTATACCCTTGTTTTTAGTTTCATTGGTTACGCCTCGGTGGAAAAACCCATAAAGCTTACCCAGGATCTAAAACTTAGCGTGGAGTTATCGGCCTCGCAGGAAACGCTAAAAGAGGTGGTCATCTCCGCGGAAAAAGAAAATGAAAACGTCTCCCGAAATGAAGGAAGCGTGACCACGATAAACATGCAGGATGTCAAAGAAATTCCAACGCTGTGCGGCGAACCGGATGTGCTTCGGGTGGCGCAGATGAGTCCGGGAATAAAGACCGCAGGTGAGGGGAATTCGGGCTTTTACGTGCGAGGTGGTGGTTTGGATCAAAACCTGGTACTTATTGATGAGGCACCGGTGTACAACCCCTCGCACGTGCTCGGATTTTTCTCTGTATTCAACGGTGATGCTATCAAGGGCGCAACCCTGTATAAAGGTGGAATGATGCCGGAATACGGTGGCAAAACAGCCTCGGTGATGGACGTGAGAATGAAGGATGGGAACAGCAAGAATTTTGGAGTTAGCGGAGGCATCGGCCTTATCGCTTCCCGACTCACCGTGGAAGGCCCCATCGTTAAAGACAAAGGATCATTTCTAATCTCAGGGCGCCGCTCTTTCGTGGAGCCCTACCTCAGCCTCTCAGGACAAGAAAGCATTCAAAACTCAAGCCTCTCCTTTTATGATTTGAACCTGAAAGCCAGTTATAAAATAACCGACAAAGACAAAATCTACCTCTCCGGATACTTCGGTCGCGATAACATGGGATTTGAAGATCAATTTGGAATTAACTGGGGAAATGCCACCGGAACCTTTCGCTGGAACCACCTGGTAAACGACAAGCTGTTTTCTAACACTACACTGATATACAGTAATTACAACTACAACATTGCCCTGGGCTCTGATGAAGAAAGACGTAGCATCGAATCCTCCATCGAAGACTACAACGTGAAGCAAACCTTCTCCTATTACCCCAATAGCAAAAACTCCATAAAGTTTGGTGCTAACGTCATTCACCATACCATGGAACCTGGAAGCATTGAAGGTGGCTCCAGCTCAGGTGTAAGCGACAATCAAGCTGAATTAGCCTATGGGCTGGAAAGCGCCCTGTTCATCCAGAACGAGCAAAAAATAAGTGGTGTGTTTAGCTTAAACTACGGCTTAAGGTTCTCGCTATTTAATCGATTGGGATCGGGAACGGCCTACACTTTTGATGAAGAAGGAAAATACCTGTCAGAAACTTACTATGGCAGTGGCAAAACCATGCAAACCTATGCCAACCTTGAACCGCGGCTCTCGGCGACCTATTTGTTGAATGAATACAACTCCGTAAAATTGAACTATAATCGAAATGCCCAATACCTGCATCAGCTCACGAGTTCTACCACCTCCACTCCAGTTGATGTATGGGTGATGAGTTCGAATAACATCAAGCCCCAAATTGCGGATCAAGTAGCCCTGGGGTACTTCAGAAACCTGCGTAAGCTTCCCATCGAAGTTTCAGCTGAAGTTTACTACAAATACATGCAGAATACCATTGATTACCGTACTGGGGCCAATACCTTTCTTAACGATCAAGTGGAAGGAGAACTGGTGTATGGAACCGGAGAATCATACGGGCTGGAGGTAACGGTAAAGAAAACCAAGGGAAAGTTTACCGGCTGGCTGGGCTATACCCTTTCCAAAACCACGCGACAATTTGATGAAATCAACAATGGGGAGGAATTTCGGGCCCGACAGGACCGTACCCATGACATCAATGTCGTAGCAATGTATGAGTTAAATAAAAAGTTGACCCTTTCCGGAGCTTTTATATTCTACACCGGCGATGCCGTTACCTTCCCAACAGGCGAATACACGGTAGAAGGAAACACAATCCCTTATTACACGGAACGTAACGGTTACCGCATGCCCAACTATCACCGAATGGATTTGGGACTTACCTGGAAACTGAAGAAAACGGAAAAGTTCCAATCGGATCTCAACTTCTCGCTCTACAATGTATACGGCCGGGAAAATGCGTATTCCATCTCCTTCCAGGAAAATGAGGACAATCCCGAAATAACGGAGCCCGTGCAGCTTTCCTTGTTTCGCTGGGTCCCCTCTATTACCTACAACTTCAAATTTTAA